One Thioclava sp. ES.031 genomic window, ATGCGAGGCAACTTCCAGATGGCACAAGCTAGCGCTTTTGAGGCGAGACGCCACTGCCTCGCTCATGGCTGCGACAAAGAGCGGCGGCTTAGGCGCATCGGGCATAGAATTTAGGAAGCGATCCGCCGCGTTTGGCGAGAAAATCGGCACTAACACAGGGCGCGATGCGCGCAGAACCGCCTGCGCCCCATCGCTCAACGGGCGTGAGACTTGGCGGTAAATGATCGCGGATTCAGTCTCTATTCCGGCGGAATTCAGCCGATTTTCGAGATCGAAGGCGACCTGCTCGCCCCTAAGAAACAGCAGTTTTCCGCCGAGCTCCCGCTGCGCGATCATTTCGCTCAACGTCTCCGCATCGCCCGGCCCGGCGATCGCATCGAACCCGGCCTCGCGTGCCGCCTGCGCCGTGCGCTGTCCCACGCAATAGGCGCGGCGACCCTGTCCCTGAGCCAGTCGTCGGAACGCGGCCACGGCATTTTGCGAGGTGAAGATTGCGGTCTGAAACTCGGGGATCGGCGTGTCTAGAGGCTCGATCTCCGTGAGCGGAGAGACCACGACGGGCCAATCATGCCCAAACCTGTTGCGAAATGCCTCGACGAATCCTTCTGCCGCGACGGCGGGTCGCGTGACGAGGAGAATCGGTCTCTCAGGCTGGCT contains:
- a CDS encoding uroporphyrinogen-III synthase, encoding MDSQPERPILLVTRPAVAAEGFVEAFRNRFGHDWPVVVSPLTEIEPLDTPIPEFQTAIFTSQNAVAAFRRLAQGQGRRAYCVGQRTAQAAREAGFDAIAGPGDAETLSEMIAQRELGGKLLFLRGEQVAFDLENRLNSAGIETESAIIYRQVSRPLSDGAQAVLRASRPVLVPIFSPNAADRFLNSMPDAPKPPLFVAAMSEAVASRLKSASLCHLEVASHPDAQGMLDALAVLLQRQKAG